The following proteins are encoded in a genomic region of Stutzerimonas balearica DSM 6083:
- a CDS encoding glycoside hydrolase family 5 protein: MIPRTTLRQVTRLVLAAALAGSAPWAAARDEGGSAGIDLIGVNLSGAGFAPHVVPGKHGTNYFYPEKRHFKYYADKGIRLIRFPFIWERVQHNLGEDLDGEQLRLLKRTLDFAMQHGQKVILDMHNYGRYQGHLIGSSDVPYAAYAEVWQKLAKRFGGHPALLGYDIMNEPHGTVGLWPGAAQAAVDAIREVDQQTLIFVEGERWSSAYHWPLVNANFLVKDPAERIVYEAHLYFDEDFSGKYLPGKSRNIDPMLGVERARPFVEWLQKHGQKGFLGEYGIPDDLPEASVAMDNLLAYLNDNCIPSAYWAGGPGWGQYRLAIEPRDGQDRPQMAILQKHLANDCAAFGPSPAPSAD; the protein is encoded by the coding sequence ATGATTCCTCGCACAACTCTCCGACAGGTGACGCGCCTGGTACTGGCGGCGGCACTGGCCGGTTCGGCGCCCTGGGCGGCCGCGCGCGACGAAGGCGGCAGTGCCGGTATCGACCTGATCGGCGTGAACCTGTCCGGCGCCGGCTTCGCCCCGCATGTGGTCCCGGGCAAGCACGGCACGAACTACTTCTACCCCGAGAAGCGCCACTTCAAGTACTACGCCGACAAGGGTATCCGCCTGATCCGCTTCCCGTTCATCTGGGAGCGCGTGCAGCACAACCTTGGCGAAGACCTGGACGGCGAACAGCTCCGGCTGCTCAAACGGACCCTCGACTTCGCCATGCAGCATGGGCAGAAAGTCATCCTCGACATGCACAACTACGGGCGCTATCAGGGCCACCTGATCGGCTCCAGCGACGTGCCCTACGCGGCCTATGCCGAGGTCTGGCAAAAACTGGCCAAGCGCTTCGGCGGGCACCCGGCGCTGCTCGGCTACGACATCATGAACGAGCCGCACGGCACGGTCGGGCTCTGGCCGGGCGCGGCGCAGGCGGCGGTCGATGCCATCCGCGAAGTCGATCAGCAAACGCTGATCTTCGTCGAGGGCGAGCGCTGGTCGAGCGCCTATCACTGGCCGCTGGTCAACGCCAACTTCCTGGTCAAGGACCCGGCCGAGCGCATCGTCTACGAAGCGCACCTGTACTTCGACGAGGACTTCTCCGGCAAGTACCTGCCAGGCAAGAGCCGCAACATCGACCCGATGCTCGGGGTCGAACGCGCCCGCCCCTTCGTCGAGTGGCTGCAGAAGCACGGCCAGAAGGGCTTTCTCGGCGAATACGGCATCCCGGACGACCTGCCCGAAGCGAGCGTGGCCATGGACAACCTGCTCGCCTACCTCAATGACAACTGCATCCCGAGCGCCTACTGGGCCGGTGGTCCGGGCTGGGGCCAGTACCGGCTCGCGATCGAACCGCGCGACGGGCAGGACCGCCCGCAGATGGCGATCCTGCAGAAGCACCTTGCCAACGACTGCGCCGCCTTCGGCCCCTCTCCCGCGCCAAGCGCTGACTGA
- a CDS encoding low molecular weight protein-tyrosine-phosphatase, with amino-acid sequence MFNNILIVCVGNICRSPMAEAMLQHRLSGKGLTISSAGIGALVGNPMDKTAHEVLQEHGLEHTAHRARQVDAHMLHEADLILAMENSHIHHIRQMAPEVHGKTFLIGKWRDDMEIPDPYRQSKPAFDHVHTLLTQAVESWIPYLK; translated from the coding sequence ATGTTCAACAACATTCTCATCGTCTGTGTCGGAAACATCTGCCGAAGCCCGATGGCCGAAGCGATGCTCCAGCACAGGCTCAGTGGAAAGGGCCTGACGATCAGTTCGGCAGGTATCGGCGCACTAGTAGGTAACCCGATGGACAAGACCGCACACGAGGTTTTGCAGGAGCACGGGCTGGAGCATACGGCCCACCGGGCGCGGCAGGTGGATGCCCACATGCTGCACGAGGCCGATCTCATCCTCGCCATGGAAAACAGCCACATCCACCACATCCGCCAGATGGCACCCGAGGTCCATGGCAAGACCTTCCTGATCGGCAAATGGCGGGACGACATGGAGATCCCCGATCCCTACCGCCAGTCCAAGCCTGCATTCGATCACGTACACACGCTTCTGACGCAAGCCGTCGAAAGCTGGATTCCTTACCTGAAATAA
- a CDS encoding Coenzyme F420 hydrogenase/dehydrogenase, beta subunit C-terminal domain, which translates to MKALLDRVLKNDLCSGCGMCSSVASDDALRMRLNADGYHRPALNPAYRDKEIADAPTTGAFAKSCPALNLDIRPYKSKNYHPIWGEILDTLKGYAADDEIRQAGSSGGVISALAQYCLDRKLVDGVIQIQASQQDPLENVAIISRSRQNVIASSGSRYAPASPAEALRWVAMSTEKYLFVGKPCDVAAVRQMQAHNPRLKENIPYVVSFMCAGTPSLHGTEQVLEKLDAKREDVTAFRYRGDGWPGLTKATLKNGEARTMTYNDSWGKVLNRHLQTRCKICPDGIGEFADIVCADGWEGDEKGYPSFEEREGNSLILVRTPNGRELFRNAEADGVVKAEAFDTGSIFAIQPFQYYRRTTILPRLWAMKLLMLKTPSYKGFELGKGMREIGLYQSFKAFTGLLVRRKKIKRRALETA; encoded by the coding sequence ATGAAAGCGCTACTCGATCGTGTCCTGAAAAACGACCTGTGCAGTGGCTGCGGCATGTGCAGCTCGGTGGCGTCCGACGACGCCCTGCGCATGCGCCTGAACGCCGACGGCTACCACCGTCCGGCGCTCAACCCGGCGTATCGGGACAAGGAAATCGCCGATGCGCCAACCACCGGTGCCTTTGCCAAGTCATGCCCGGCGTTGAACCTGGACATCCGGCCGTACAAGTCGAAGAACTACCACCCGATCTGGGGCGAGATCCTCGACACCCTCAAGGGCTACGCGGCCGACGACGAGATCCGCCAGGCCGGCTCGTCCGGGGGCGTGATCTCGGCGCTGGCGCAGTACTGCCTGGACCGCAAGCTGGTCGACGGCGTCATCCAGATCCAGGCCTCACAGCAGGACCCGCTGGAAAACGTGGCGATCATCAGCCGCTCGCGGCAGAACGTCATCGCCTCCTCCGGCTCGCGCTATGCGCCCGCCTCGCCTGCCGAAGCGCTGCGCTGGGTGGCGATGTCCACGGAGAAGTACCTGTTCGTCGGCAAGCCCTGCGACGTCGCCGCGGTTCGCCAGATGCAGGCGCACAACCCGCGGCTGAAAGAGAACATCCCCTACGTCGTGTCCTTCATGTGCGCCGGTACGCCGAGCCTGCATGGCACCGAGCAGGTGCTGGAAAAACTCGACGCCAAGCGCGAGGACGTCACCGCGTTCCGCTATCGCGGCGACGGCTGGCCGGGCCTGACCAAGGCCACGCTGAAGAACGGCGAAGCACGCACCATGACCTACAACGACTCCTGGGGAAAGGTGCTCAACCGCCATCTGCAGACGCGCTGCAAGATCTGCCCGGACGGCATCGGCGAGTTCGCCGACATCGTCTGTGCCGACGGCTGGGAAGGCGATGAAAAGGGCTACCCGTCGTTCGAAGAACGCGAAGGCAATTCCTTGATTCTGGTCCGTACGCCGAACGGTCGCGAACTTTTTCGCAACGCCGAGGCCGATGGTGTTGTCAAAGCCGAGGCCTTCGACACGGGCAGCATCTTCGCGATCCAGCCGTTCCAGTACTACCGGCGCACGACGATCCTGCCACGCCTCTGGGCGATGAAGCTGCTGATGTTGAAAACCCCGAGCTACAAGGGCTTCGAGCTCGGCAAGGGGATGCGGGAGATCGGTCTGTATCAGAGTTTCAAGGCCTTTACCGGCCTGTTGGTGCGCCGCAAGAAGATCAAGCGCCGCGCGCTGGAAACTGCGTGA
- a CDS encoding oligosaccharide flippase family protein, producing the protein MRDHALMGVTTAARTAVQLGTLLILARTLGPSDFGFISIVITWSTIVALVTDYGFGMRALRDIGAERERAGEIMSASLAAKSVLVLPACLILLPVILFVLELTSAERIAAVLFLLGTLASSYGDLALTVFRSIGQFQRETRIVVVTALLHFVFIGLAILLRNEVIAIGMAFLASRLIYAAGALRALSKIVALGGMLQTSRRTLAERFRTSTSFAVDSGATNIFAQLDVILVNHLAGREAAGIYFAGSRLVQGAVPFSVLLASVHIPRFAHLLHHDSPGLRRYGARILAEYVGLGLALALGFYLVGPLFTDYFLGAGYAELHTLWLAFACFTAARFVAAGLGVQLMAMGTGFLRTFGIIFSGVVTVTCYWVFIPRHGIQAAPWVSTLGMVVLTLIYGYAVQNIYRKRRAAA; encoded by the coding sequence ATGCGCGATCATGCCCTGATGGGAGTCACCACGGCGGCCCGTACCGCCGTGCAGCTGGGCACGCTACTGATCCTGGCAAGGACGCTCGGCCCCTCGGACTTCGGTTTCATTTCCATCGTCATCACCTGGTCGACCATCGTCGCCCTGGTGACCGACTACGGCTTCGGCATGCGCGCGCTGCGCGACATCGGCGCCGAGCGCGAGCGTGCCGGCGAGATCATGTCGGCCAGCCTTGCCGCCAAGAGCGTGCTGGTGCTGCCGGCCTGCCTGATCCTGCTGCCGGTGATCCTCTTCGTGCTCGAGCTGACCAGCGCCGAGCGCATCGCGGCCGTGCTGTTCCTGCTCGGCACGCTGGCCTCGTCCTACGGCGACCTCGCGCTGACGGTGTTCCGCAGCATCGGCCAGTTCCAGCGCGAAACCCGCATCGTCGTGGTGACCGCCCTGTTGCACTTCGTCTTCATCGGCCTGGCCATCCTCTTGCGCAACGAGGTCATCGCCATCGGTATGGCCTTCCTGGCGTCGCGCCTGATCTACGCCGCCGGCGCATTGCGCGCGCTGTCGAAGATCGTGGCGCTGGGCGGCATGCTGCAGACTTCGCGCCGCACGCTGGCCGAACGCTTCCGCACCTCGACGAGCTTCGCCGTGGACAGCGGCGCGACGAACATCTTCGCTCAGCTCGACGTGATCCTCGTCAACCACCTCGCCGGGCGCGAGGCCGCGGGCATCTACTTCGCCGGGTCGCGTCTGGTACAGGGCGCGGTGCCGTTCAGCGTACTGCTGGCCAGCGTGCACATCCCGCGCTTCGCCCATCTGCTGCATCACGACAGCCCGGGCCTGCGCCGCTACGGCGCACGCATCCTCGCCGAATACGTCGGGCTGGGCCTGGCACTGGCGCTGGGCTTCTACCTGGTCGGGCCGCTCTTCACCGATTACTTCCTCGGCGCCGGCTACGCCGAACTCCACACGCTTTGGCTGGCCTTCGCCTGCTTCACCGCGGCGCGCTTCGTCGCAGCCGGCCTGGGGGTGCAGCTGATGGCCATGGGGACAGGTTTTTTGCGCACGTTTGGAATCATTTTCTCCGGCGTTGTCACAGTGACCTGTTACTGGGTCTTCATCCCCCGTCACGGCATACAGGCGGCGCCCTGGGTCTCCACCCTCGGCATGGTCGTCCTGACGCTCATTTACGGTTATGCGGTGCAGAACATCTACCGCAAGCGGCGGGCAGCCGCATGA
- a CDS encoding glycosyltransferase family 2 protein gives MNVALILNYKAATETISCIESLRTHCRVIDHIIVIDNDSQDGSLVAFQTWQQEQAAHNVTVLANPENNGYAGGNNYGIRWAQANLPVEHYWIVNNDTYVDEDAFSPLLEELKRNDRQFVGSVILSADDGHLECYGGGKLYPLLGKAKLLGKGQTLESMAQQQEQPDYLMGCSLAFSARLLERIGLMDEDYFMYSEEVDWQFQARKLGVTIKVVPQSRLYHYGSLSSGGRSAFYHYYRNRAATRFNKRFYGAPFALASACFLSAITLIKEYNHPALAWSGIKGAFKGVTMSVE, from the coding sequence ATGAACGTCGCACTTATTCTCAACTACAAGGCAGCTACTGAAACCATCAGCTGCATCGAGAGCCTGCGCACGCATTGTCGGGTGATCGACCACATCATCGTGATCGACAACGACTCGCAGGATGGCTCGCTGGTCGCCTTCCAGACCTGGCAGCAGGAGCAGGCGGCGCATAACGTCACCGTGCTCGCCAACCCGGAAAACAACGGCTATGCCGGTGGCAACAACTACGGCATCCGCTGGGCCCAGGCCAACCTGCCGGTCGAGCATTACTGGATCGTCAACAACGACACCTATGTCGACGAAGACGCCTTTTCTCCGCTGCTCGAGGAGCTCAAGCGCAACGACCGGCAATTCGTCGGCTCGGTGATCCTCAGTGCCGACGACGGCCACTTGGAATGCTACGGCGGCGGCAAGCTCTATCCGCTGCTGGGCAAGGCCAAGCTGCTCGGCAAGGGGCAGACGCTGGAGTCCATGGCCCAGCAACAGGAGCAACCCGACTACCTGATGGGCTGCAGCCTGGCGTTCTCCGCCCGCCTGCTCGAGCGCATCGGTCTGATGGACGAGGACTACTTCATGTATTCCGAGGAAGTCGACTGGCAGTTCCAGGCCCGCAAGCTCGGCGTGACGATCAAGGTGGTGCCGCAGAGCCGGCTCTACCACTACGGCTCGCTGAGTTCCGGCGGCCGCTCGGCGTTCTACCACTACTACCGCAACCGCGCCGCCACGCGATTCAACAAGCGCTTCTACGGCGCGCCGTTCGCGCTGGCTTCGGCGTGTTTCCTGTCGGCGATCACGCTGATCAAGGAGTACAACCACCCGGCCCTGGCCTGGTCCGGCATCAAGGGCGCCTTCAAGGGAGTAACGATGAGTGTCGAGTAA
- a CDS encoding polysaccharide pyruvyl transferase family protein, with protein sequence MKFGLLWHSFSSGNLGVGALSISNMLLIDEAARRCGINAEFLIIGSSGPCDYPPSSERFKYEFIEFNEKTLLKNPHGLYKAIASCDAIFDIGEGDSFSDIYGVKRLIKLLVSKGMALGARVPLILSPQTIGPFKSDWGTRAAAWVMKKSSMVFARDHQSFAVLEQLGVPNRDEVIDVAFHLPFERQTEARDPARLAVGISVSALLHHGGYEGTANQFGLRADYKALTDELIQTLFERGHEVHLVPHVIPLGFPAEDDFSVSQALQKRYPALKLAPRFRGPIEAKSYISGLDFFIGARMHATIGAFSAGVPVVPLAYSRKFAGLYQSLDYHRVVDLKTETTESALTAVLAHLDEREQLKAEVAASGAIIRRKLDAYSDALERILLSLHQSQAVYQR encoded by the coding sequence ATGAAATTCGGACTGCTTTGGCACTCGTTCTCTTCCGGCAACCTCGGCGTCGGCGCGCTGAGCATTTCCAACATGCTGCTGATCGACGAGGCGGCCCGCCGCTGCGGGATCAACGCGGAATTCCTGATCATCGGCTCGTCCGGCCCCTGCGATTACCCGCCGTCGAGCGAGCGCTTCAAGTACGAGTTCATCGAGTTCAACGAGAAGACGCTGCTGAAGAACCCGCACGGTCTGTACAAGGCGATCGCCTCCTGCGACGCGATTTTCGACATTGGCGAGGGCGACAGCTTCTCGGACATCTACGGCGTCAAGCGCCTGATCAAGCTCCTGGTCAGCAAGGGCATGGCGCTCGGTGCCCGCGTGCCGCTGATCCTCTCGCCACAGACCATCGGCCCGTTCAAATCGGACTGGGGCACGCGCGCGGCAGCCTGGGTGATGAAAAAAAGCAGCATGGTCTTCGCCCGCGACCACCAGTCCTTTGCCGTGCTCGAACAGCTCGGCGTGCCCAACCGCGACGAGGTGATCGACGTCGCCTTCCACCTGCCCTTCGAGCGGCAGACCGAGGCGCGCGATCCGGCCCGCCTGGCGGTGGGCATCAGCGTCTCGGCGCTGCTGCACCACGGCGGCTACGAAGGCACCGCCAACCAGTTCGGCCTGCGCGCCGACTACAAGGCGCTGACCGACGAGCTGATCCAGACGCTGTTCGAGCGCGGGCATGAGGTCCACCTGGTGCCTCACGTGATTCCGCTCGGCTTCCCGGCCGAGGACGATTTCAGCGTGTCGCAGGCGCTGCAGAAGCGCTACCCGGCGCTCAAGCTGGCCCCACGCTTCCGCGGCCCGATCGAGGCGAAGAGTTACATCAGTGGGCTGGATTTCTTCATCGGCGCGCGCATGCACGCGACCATCGGTGCGTTCTCCGCAGGCGTGCCGGTCGTGCCGCTGGCCTACAGCCGCAAGTTCGCCGGGCTCTACCAGTCGCTCGACTACCACCGCGTGGTGGACCTGAAAACCGAGACGACCGAAAGCGCGCTGACCGCCGTGCTGGCGCACCTGGACGAGCGCGAACAGCTCAAGGCCGAGGTCGCCGCCAGCGGCGCGATCATCCGCCGCAAGCTGGATGCCTACAGTGATGCGCTCGAGCGCATCCTGCTGTCGCTGCACCAGAGCCAGGCGGTCTACCAGAGATAA
- a CDS encoding polysaccharide biosynthesis tyrosine autokinase translates to MTTMPRPIYETKEEKDIDLAHLFDTFINNRVLILGITGFFAALGIAYALLATPVYLASAMIQIEPKTGLPSLTDVVNTNPPVSPAQTEIALLKSRSVVGGAVENLNLDIIIKPHHFPIIGGFMARRFEPTEENELGWYPAGFDAYAWGGEKLKITLLEVPDKMHGEELTLEAAENNGFILRDTDDEVVAQGVVGEPVETEDYRINVEELLARPGTTFTVIKNRTYNTTEDYQNRLSAGEHGKQSGIVNVTLEDTNPEQAVRVLEEVASRYVQQNVARNAAEATQSLEFLAEQVPAVRKKLESAQTALNKYQTGSGTVDITAETQSVLDRIVDLEKQISEQNLKRTEMERRFTRQHPNFQALMNQISQLQAQKAELEKQIGTLPSTQQELLRLTRDVEVSSETYSMLLNKTQELDIIRAGTVGNVRIIDHAAADLENPVKPNKPLVVIVATLLGLILATAFVYVREALKRGVENPEDIERTGTPVYAAIPFSDKQSAIEKRLANFKRDKSTASYLLTVNDPADLATEAMRSLRTSLHFAMIEAKNNVLMITGPSPAVGKSFVTTNLAAVIAQSGKRVLLVDADMRKGYLHKVMRCDGNKGLSDILSGRITLFDAIQKTQLNNLHVITHGQLPPNPSELLMHENFSRFVKEVGTMYDLVIFDTPPILAVTDAALVGSQAGTTLMVTRYGMNGVKEIEAAKRRLEQNGLLVKGVIFNAVVRKASTYGEYGYYQYEYVSK, encoded by the coding sequence ATGACCACCATGCCTCGCCCGATCTACGAGACCAAAGAGGAAAAGGACATTGACCTTGCCCACCTCTTTGACACCTTCATCAACAACCGCGTGCTGATCCTTGGCATCACCGGCTTCTTCGCCGCGCTGGGCATCGCCTATGCGCTGCTGGCAACCCCGGTATACCTGGCCAGCGCCATGATCCAGATCGAACCGAAGACCGGCCTGCCCAGCCTGACCGATGTGGTCAACACCAACCCGCCGGTATCTCCGGCACAGACCGAGATCGCCCTGCTCAAGTCGCGCTCGGTCGTGGGTGGCGCGGTCGAGAACCTGAACCTGGACATCATCATCAAGCCGCACCACTTCCCGATCATCGGCGGCTTCATGGCACGTCGCTTCGAGCCGACCGAAGAGAACGAGCTGGGCTGGTACCCGGCCGGCTTCGACGCCTATGCCTGGGGCGGCGAGAAGCTGAAAATCACGCTGCTCGAAGTGCCGGACAAGATGCACGGCGAAGAGCTGACCCTCGAGGCCGCGGAGAACAACGGTTTCATCCTGCGCGATACCGATGACGAAGTGGTCGCCCAGGGCGTGGTTGGCGAACCGGTCGAGACCGAGGACTACCGCATCAACGTAGAAGAGCTGCTGGCGCGCCCCGGCACCACCTTCACGGTGATCAAGAACCGCACCTACAACACCACCGAGGACTACCAGAACCGCCTGTCCGCCGGCGAGCATGGCAAGCAGTCGGGCATCGTCAACGTCACCCTCGAGGACACCAACCCCGAGCAGGCGGTACGCGTGCTCGAAGAAGTGGCCAGTCGCTACGTCCAGCAGAACGTCGCACGCAACGCCGCCGAAGCCACGCAGAGCCTGGAGTTCCTCGCCGAGCAGGTTCCGGCCGTACGCAAGAAGCTCGAATCGGCCCAGACGGCGCTGAACAAGTACCAGACCGGTTCGGGCACCGTCGACATCACCGCCGAGACGCAGTCGGTGCTCGATCGCATCGTCGACCTGGAAAAGCAGATCTCCGAGCAGAACCTCAAGCGCACCGAGATGGAGCGCCGCTTCACCCGCCAGCACCCGAACTTCCAGGCGCTGATGAACCAGATCAGCCAGCTGCAGGCGCAGAAGGCCGAACTGGAGAAGCAGATCGGTACGCTGCCCTCCACCCAGCAGGAGCTGCTGCGCCTGACGCGTGACGTGGAAGTTTCCTCGGAAACCTACTCGATGCTGCTGAACAAGACCCAGGAGCTGGACATCATCCGTGCCGGCACCGTGGGCAACGTGCGCATCATCGACCACGCTGCCGCGGACCTGGAAAACCCGGTCAAGCCGAACAAGCCGCTGGTGGTTATCGTGGCGACGCTGCTCGGCCTGATCCTCGCCACTGCCTTCGTCTATGTCCGCGAAGCGCTCAAGCGCGGCGTGGAAAACCCCGAAGACATCGAGCGCACCGGCACCCCGGTCTACGCGGCGATTCCGTTCAGCGACAAGCAGTCGGCCATCGAGAAGCGCCTGGCGAACTTCAAGCGCGACAAGAGCACGGCTTCCTACCTGCTGACGGTGAACGACCCGGCGGATCTGGCCACCGAAGCGATGCGCAGCCTGCGCACCAGCCTGCACTTCGCCATGATCGAGGCGAAGAACAACGTGCTGATGATTACCGGCCCGAGCCCGGCGGTCGGCAAGTCGTTCGTCACCACCAACCTCGCGGCGGTGATCGCCCAGTCCGGCAAGCGCGTGCTGCTGGTCGACGCCGACATGCGCAAGGGCTATCTGCACAAGGTCATGCGCTGCGACGGCAACAAGGGTCTGTCCGACATCCTGTCCGGCCGCATCACCCTGTTCGACGCGATCCAGAAGACCCAGCTGAACAACCTGCACGTGATCACCCACGGCCAGCTGCCGCCGAACCCGTCGGAACTGCTGATGCACGAGAACTTCTCCCGTTTCGTCAAGGAAGTCGGGACCATGTACGACCTGGTGATCTTCGACACCCCGCCGATCCTGGCCGTTACCGATGCGGCGCTGGTCGGCAGCCAGGCCGGCACCACGCTGATGGTCACCCGCTACGGCATGAACGGCGTCAAGGAAATCGAAGCCGCCAAGCGCCGCCTCGAGCAGAACGGCCTGCTGGTCAAGGGCGTGATCTTCAACGCCGTGGTCCGCAAGGCATCCACCTACGGCGAGTACGGTTACTACCAGTACGAGTACGTGAGCAAGTGA